A window of Glycine soja cultivar W05 chromosome 13, ASM419377v2, whole genome shotgun sequence genomic DNA:
gttgtgctccttcaacgttagcaggatgtttcttggtttcacattcgacttcgtcatatcagcaatgATATTCTTCTCATCATCTGTCAATCTCCcagcatatggatgtccaactaaggtctTCGCCAATTCATGGTTGTGAATTCCACATATCAGCTTCACCGCCCAACCTTCACATCCGTGCACTGGTTTTCCACGAATCTTAAATGGACAACCACATTTTCTAGTACCTGtgtctcttctaacaaattctttcttccCACCCTTGAACTTACtgctcctttcacacccaattaacacaaatgaagttCTTCCTCTGTTGCCAGTATATGTATCAGACCTCATAATTACTGCAACAAAACCATTTTCATGGGAAACTGTTCAAGCCCACTTCAAAACATCTTCTCGGGTTTCAAAGACCTAGGACACAACCacgacatattaatttttacacaaaTCATACATTAGACCAAACAATTAAAACTGATCGACATgattacctgagaagtattaaaagcatctgaacaatcaacatgtgcttcattcacaccacaatcttcttcattttgaaaatccatatcaacttcttcgaACATCGCACTGTAATAtgcccattgatcttcgtccatcttaattcAAAGTATAACTATCACCTGATTCAACATTCaactaaataatttgaataataCAGCAACCCAAAAAAATTTGCAAACTATGAATATCAAACTAATTCAACATTTGACAACctcacacaaatatttaatctACATATACATAACcaaattcaacttttaattacataattccAAAATTATAACCTACAAAGctcatttaaccaaaaaatacctcaacctaggcaaaaaaaattaacaattcaaccaacaaatatatttttatgtttcacataaattacaaatagaattaaccaaaataacattcaaaataatcttaaaacaaGAAAATCATAAAACGAATTACTCCACGGAAGAAGCTGTCTTCCGCAGTTGACATTACAACTGCGGAAGAATGCTTCTTCTGTGGAATCTCACGGAAGACGTCTTCCACGAGACTCCACGGaacaagtttttttcttctgcacttGTAATGTCTTCCCTGGAAGAAAATTTTTTGCGTCGAATCTGAAACGCTTACACCATTCTACTACCAAAAATAAACAATCAACCACACAAAACCAGCTACGTACCTTAGTTGACAAATATCACACCAAAGCAGAGCACAAGCACAACCAGCACCGACAAAAATCGCACAACACAAGCACCAGAACAGAGAAAACGCACCAGAATGGAAAAAACGCGCACCGGAATGGAGGAAACGCAggagagagaaagcaaaaaggaagaatgaaaaaaaatagatttttataaAAGGAAAACGTACAAGAGCATTTTtgggttttttaaaaattgctgggtgcaccagcaatgttgctgggtgcCCCTAGCAATTCCCTTAAACTTAATAAAGCTGTACATACCCTATATGTTCTATTGGGCTCAGGCGCTTAGCCAGTCAATGATCTAGTCCCACATCCCATCCATTTGgcccaaacaaaaaaaaaagaaattattacgtAAACActattcaaattaataaatgcaGAGTTAAGAAAATGAAACATCGTAGCAAAATCAAAACTTGATATATGTAAATGTgtaatataatatgtttttactttttagaacCCTGCacaatttaattgttaattggATGTCACTATAAGTAGTACTCATCAAACAATTTCTTATCTACTTTTGGCATATGGCCTGTTCTTTTCACACATGGACAAACAACTCAATGCACCCTTTTGAGATCTTATTTCACGTGACACTTTATTAATGGGGTATTTTTTAGATTATATATTCAACCTTTAAGTACTTACTACTTTTCGTTGTCTCCCCCACAAGGCCACAAGAATAATGTACGTGTGTGTTTTAAAAGAACGATTTTACTTTAAACTCCAATAAAATTAGTCATTAGTCAGATGACTAGTTAAgaaaacatgtgtatatttatcttttaatctatataatttaaatattatttaatggtttatatttaaacatgtgtatataggGTTTCTAAAAGAACGTTTGTTCTCAAGAGCCTGAACATTGAAGAGAATTCCTTGAAACTTATATCAGTTCGgagtattgaaaagaaaaagaaaaaaacacacatCTATTATATTATGCTGTTCCATTTCAGGTAAGTACTCGATTAGGAGGCTTGCAGTTATAGAGAGAAGGTCTATCCCACTAAAGAATTCACGTGACAGAAAATTTTCTACttgtaaaacaaacaaagaTAATCTTAGAGCCATTGATATACAATCCTTCTTAGATATGAATACTCCTCTACTCCATTACTATCTGTACATGATGGATTTTGGACCATCTTAATGAGTTGTTATGGATCCTCTCACGGAAAATTGGCTATTGTATCATGCATTCTCATTATTATATCTTGTATCTCCCATtgcatttcaaaaaatttattttgaaatataaatgtaTACTGTGGAATGAATTTTTCGGAATGCAACAGGAAGTGCAGGAAATAAATGTCTCCAAAATATTAGTAGGCCAAACTCTCTCTGGTAGGATTAAGATGCCCATGTggagagtgttgctaggtgcaccaatTTTATTGCTTGTGCATCCAGCATTTTGTGTTAATTCTAAAATTACTCTGCCTTAAAGGTATGCGAGTTCATGGTTGATCtgtatgtttaaattatatttacggATTACATGATCCATATATTTCATACGGATCATGTAATTCATaagtataatttaaacataCGGATCAAATTGATCCGTATGGTTTGTACGGAtgaacttgatccgtatgagtcatacAGATCAATTTGAGTGAAGGATATTTTCGTCCATTCAATTAAAATACTGGTGCATCCGTATGGTTTGTACAGATGAATttgatccgtatgagtcatacggatcaacttgagtGAAGGACATTTTCGTCCATTCACTTAAAATACTGGGTGCACCAGTAataatgctaggtgcacctagcataaCCCCCATGTGGAACCTCCCATCTCAGAATGGGCCCTATCAAAGCCTGCTAGGCCCAAATCATATATATTGATGGTAAGAAGAACATTTCGGCTAGGCAGTATTTAGGAATCTTGAACGCCAAATGAACTAAAGTATTACCCATTTTATCTCTTACAAGGAgagcaattttttaaaataaatagatatttatgttaaaaaattcaATGGAGAGATATAACATAAAAAAGGTGGATAAATAGTTAATTTGATCATGATCAGACCATCTTTGAGGGGAAAATTGTTATCAATtgacaaattgaaaaaaaaaaaagaaattggagAAAACATGCGTTGCTTTGTTTTGGGGGGCATTGAAAAAAATCAGATTATCAtataaagttataattttataaataaacattttgaTCTAAGGTGACCCAGGCCCCAAGAGAAATCGGCCCACGTTAAAGTTGTGTTGTTCTTCAGAAGATCTGTTATTCTCGTGTTGGTGAAAGGTGGAACTGTGGAAGAGATTATTGTACATACAAGGACTACAATATTCGGAATTTTTATAAAGTGATAATATTAAAAGATAGAATTcttatattcatatattttctttctcttctatcttattttcatttcattttttttatcacttttcttattttcattagAGTTCAATAATTATACATTAACATTATCATTCAATTACAAGATACTGTTCACAGTgactatcataaaaattaataaatttagtatATTTGGTGACTTACCGTGATTGGATTGTGAAGAAATCAAATCACATAAGacatgcatatttcatgtcgAATAGATCATATTAGAACACGATCTTGCTCCTGAAACTCAATTGGTCAAACCTATTAAGAGACGATTTTTTTTAGTCCTATATGGTAATGAACtaatattactattgaattaaaTATTCTTCTCTTACCACTTTCTTACCATccagaaaaaaaacattatgaaaGATAATTCTTTAATTCCCAGCCTTTCTTTAAACGACTAGCCTTCAATTACTAGAATCCCATTCCACCTTTTATGCTTCTCTAGAAATCTAGGACCAGTAATtaaacgttggaattcaaagaCAATATCAGCACATGTTGAATGTAAAGTAACCCATGATATAAACTTCCAAAGAACGAGCATCTTTTGTTTATACAATGAAGAAGCGAATAACCTAAATTATTCAATGTTATTAAGTTGTCTCCGGGAGATTGGGCAAAACATATGAATTACTATAGCATAGTTGCCACAATCACACTCATATATACTATATAGTGACTAATTAAAGCACAATCCATAATACAAAGGGAACTTATAACACCTTTATATCTCAATGGGATACGATTTTTAAACCAAATGATTTATTCAACCATGCCTTCCATCCATGGCCACCACTGCTCTTGTGAGACGCCAACTCAGATTGTGGTGCTACCTTTGAAGATGAGTACACCTGTTTTTTGCATAGCACAAAATTCCTCACTCCAAAAGATCCTATCGGTTCCAATGGACTCAAAGCTATCAAAGATATCATATCAAACAGAACAACTCTTAATTagtttgtaaattaaaataaaataaatatcaactaATGCTTTTGagatattgattaagaaattttaaaaaaaagaattttttttattgaaatacgtaaaattgaattatctataacttttttttaatgtcttgttatgatttttaaatttttcgtTGAATTTCTTAAACAATGACTTAATAACTTAAGAATACTGATTAATTAAGACATGTAAAATATTCACATGGAACCAAACTTCATAATATATGGTGTACACTGTTCTATCAATATAGAGCACATGACACGTGTTATGTGTGGTAATTTAATTACTAGTCTAAAACCACAAAAGCTATGGTTCATGTTCACTCCTCCTTTAATACTTTGGTACAATAATGAGCAGTTGAGCACAATAAGacaatcattttcatttttcaattaagaATATGACAATACATTgaatgactatatatatataaagtttatgttgtattttaattaaattatgaaacATTTGCCTGAGAAAAAACAAACGACAACTTGAGGAGGGACATGAAAACATCATAGGAAGAAATAGGAGCCAATGGCCATACATCATCAAAACGGCCTTTCGGATCCAACATGCAGAGAGaccaaaataagaaagaaaaacaaatacaatTTGATGCACCAAACGGAAAGCgattaaaaattttcaaaatgacaATTTGAGAAAACTCTACAGGTGTTCTCAGTATTGTTTTATAATTACGACGGGGAGTTAGTTTCGCATGAAAACCTAcataaatatgatttaattattttttagtcatataatttagtatttttttattcttgtaattttttgtttaatttaattcttattaattatatttattttatttttcgtccTTTAAGATTCAAAATCTCATTTTCTAAGAGACAAAACGTAGATGCAATGCCAATCAAGTGCCtttgatgttatttttcaaaacagaATTGAAGTTTAGCCATGGTTATCTACGTAATAAAAGCTTACATAAAGTTCAAGATAAACTACCAAAATGAAACCATAATTTTGATTAGGAAACAGCATAAAAGTTTAGTCTAATTCcaaaaaaaagggtagagaGGAAGCATACCATCAAAGCCAGCATTAGCACAGTAAAGAAGGAAATTGGTGGCATCAAAACCAAGAACAGGAAGCCTCCCTTCACGGGAATAAGATTTGAGAGCAGTATCAATGACCCCAGAAACAAGCTCTTTCTCATTCACCACAAACCTAATAGGCCCTGCACTCCCCATGATATTGATGTTCACCAAAAACCTCTTACTCCTTGGTTTCTCATCATCATAGCTTCCCTTGTTCTTGTTGTTCTTCTGCAACATCACCATCTTCTCAAAACCactcttcttcatcatcatgcCCTACGTAAGTGGCACTACTTTTGGAGGAGAAAGAGATATACTCAAACCCAACATTCAAGGCACAGTAGTCATTAAGAggtttgaagaagaagaagaatgcatTAAAGCACAAGCCAGAACAAGAATaacaccaagaagaaaccaccCTATATAAACATTAAGGTGTACATGCGTGTGTATGTGAATAAGCTTGCACTCAATGCTTCTGCTTATATATTCATTTCTTGGCCCCAACtatattaataaaacattagTTATTTTCAGGAGAAAAAAACACATTATTCGGACTTGTTTTAGATCGTTCATTAATATACAGATACACATGCACACTTTAttcgagtttttttttcttccctggGACCTTCTTAAATAGTTTTAAAGTATACTAATAGTAAATGTGCatttaatatatcatattaaatgtatatttatttatttgattattaatgTGCATTTAAGTAGCATCAAAATATTACTTCTTCCCTCCtactttttttaacatgatATTAGTCGA
This region includes:
- the LOC114381809 gene encoding uncharacterized protein LOC114381809, with amino-acid sequence MMMKKSGFEKMVMLQKNNKNKGSYDDEKPRSKRFLVNINIMGSAGPIRFVVNEKELVSGVIDTALKSYSREGRLPVLGFDATNFLLYCANAGFDALSPLEPIGSFGVRNFVLCKKQVYSSSKVAPQSELASHKSSGGHGWKAWLNKSFGLKIVSH